The nucleotide sequence CGCGTCGTGCAATCAACATATCGGCAGCTTTTGTCGCCATGGCCCGGGGTCGGTTCTTCCCTGCGCTGTTTCTTCTGAAGCTTAAGCGTTGCCGGTGATGAAGAGAAGCGCGCTGATCACATATCCGGTCAGTGTCCGAAGTATTGACGAAATAACATCAAGATTTAGGCCGAGCTGCGCGCCGACGACGGGAAGCAGGATCAGAAGTCCGAGCAGGATCAGCATTCCGTACGGTTCCAGCCGCGACAGCGGGTAAGCCAGCACCTGCGGCAAAAGCCCGACGGCGACCCGGCCGCCGTCCAGCGGCGGGATCGGCATCATGTTGAAGATCGCCAGCACGATATTGATCAGGAAAGCGTTTTTGAGGTTGTCCGCGGTCCATTTCGCGGCATCTGCCGGCACTAAGGGCAGGGCATGGAAGGCTAACGCCACGATCGTCGCCAGCGCGATGTTGGTGACGGGGCCGGCCAGCGCCACCCAAACCATGTCGAGGCGAGGGTGGTTCAGGTTTCGGAAGTTCACCGGGACCGGCTTGGCGTAGCCGAACAGGAACGGCGAGTGCGACAGCAAAAGCAGGCCTGGAAGAATGACCGTGCCGAACGGATCGATATGCTTGAGAGGGTTGAAGCTGACCCGGCCGAGCTGCCAGGCGGTGTTATCGCCGAGCTTGTATGCCACAAAGCCGTGCGCGGCCTCGTGGAAGGTGATGGCGATGAGGAGGGGAATCACCCAGACCGAAATGGCGTACAGTGAGATGTTCACGTGAACTCGCTCAGTTGAAGGCGATCGGGATAGCGTCGCGGGTTGCGCGCCTTACCGAGATTTCATCGAGATGGTTTGAGATGGTTGAGCGCAAGTGATCCGCGAGTAGCGCGCCCGCCCGTGACAGATTCGCGGTGCGATGCAGGCAAATGTCCGCAGCCGGTAGTCGCGGCATGCCGTCGCGCTCCGACAGGGGGCGCAGCTTCGGCGGAAATGTACCTGCCTTTACGACGGTCACCGCAAGCCCCTGCGCCGCGACCGACTCGACGGCTGCAAGGCTGTGGCTGACGAAAGCCAACCGCCACGGTCGCTTGACCGCATCGAGCGCCTCGATCGCCCATTTTCGGAACAGGCAGCCTTGCGGATAAAGCGCAAGCGGCAGCGGGTTCTGCTGCTCGACAGGGTGAAATGCGCCGGTTGCCCACGCAGCCTGTTCGCGCCGCAGGAATTCGCCCTCGCCACTTCCCTCTGGATGCATCGCAATGACGAGGTCATAGGCATTGCCGAGGCGCGAGGGCATGGAAGATGTGAGTCCTGTCTCCATCTCGACATGGACCAGCGGATAGCAGGCGACAAAGCTTGCCAGCAAGGGCGGAACGATCAAGGTGCCGTAGTCGTCCATCACGCCCAGGCGCACAACACCTTCAATCTTGCGCTCCCGCAGCTTGCCGACGGCCTCGTCGTTGAGCGTGAGGATGCGCCTTGCGTATCCGAGCAGCCCTTCGCCCGCGGAGCTCAAGTCGACATTGGCCTTGGTGCGGTTGAACAGCTCGACGCCAAGGCGTTCCTCTAGGCGCTTGATCTGCATGCTTACGGCCGACTGGGTCCGGTTAAGCTGGCTAGCGGCCCGGGTGAAGGAGCGGCTGTCAGCCACCGCCACGAAAGCCTTCAACAGGTCTGGATCGAGGAGGGCTGCGCTCATAACCAAACGTTATTTCCTATATCATGGAAATTCCATTTCTTGATTGATAGCCCCGCCTTACTTTGTCTGCAAGTCGGTAAGGGGAATTGCATGAACGAGGCGTGGGGCGTGCTTGCGGCGGTCCTGTCGAGCGGTGTGGGCGGAACTTCGGTTGCGGCAACCCGCTATCTGGTGAATGCGATTGATCCGTTGGCGATCGGTTCGTTCCGGTTTGGCATCGGGTTTCTGCTGTTGTTGCCGACGGCGCTTCTGCAAGGCGGCCGGTGGCCGCCGCGCCGCGAGTGGTCGGGCGTCGCCGGATTGGGCGTACTGTACTTCGCCCTGTTTCCGATCCTGTTCAATGCGTCTCTGATTTTCACGACGGCGGCGCGGGGCGCGCTCGCCTTGTCGACGCTTCCGCTGCTGACCATGGTCGTGGGAGCGCTGCTTGGCAGCGAAGCCCTTACGGTGCGCAAATCGATCGGTGTCGTAACCGCAACGCTCGGAGTTGCCCTGGCGCTGCTGTCGGGCCTTGCTTCCGCGCCGCCGGGAGCCTGGCGCGGCGATCTCCTGATGATCGCGGCAGCCCTGTGCATGGCGCTCTACAGCATCTGGTCCAAGCCATTCATCGCCCGCTCTGGGCCTATTGCCTTCACGACGGTGTCCATGGGAGTGGGGGCCTTATGCCTTGTCCTGATCTCGCTCTGGCGCGGCAGTTTTACGCCCGTCGCGGCTTTCGAGGTCCCGCATTGGCTGGCGGCGCTCTATCTCGGCGCCTTCGGCAGTGCGCTGACGTTTTATCTGTGGGCATTCGCGCTGGAGCGCACAACGCCGACCCGCGTCGCGATCTCGGTCACCGTCAATCCGATCACCGCATCGCTCGTTGGCGCGGCATTGCTGGACGAACCGCTGCGCTGGAATCTCGTTGGCGGCATCGTGACGGTCTTCGCCGGCATCTGGATCGCGACCACCGCAGGCCGGCGTCCTGCGCCGGCAACGTCATTGTCACGAGCGCCCCCGCGCCGCACAGGCATCCGCCTTCCTTGATCATTTGACCCTCGCGACTGGATTCGACATTTTGGGCCACCAATTGCCTGTCATGCTTCGGCGATCGCTTCGATTTCCAACAGCCAGGCTTCGTCGAAAATGCCTGCAATGATGACTGTGAGCGCGGGAGCATGGTCTCCCAAGGCATCCTGTCGCGCTTGACGGTTTTCGAGCGCGTATTTTCTGTCGGACAGGAAGATGGTGACCTTGACGAGGTTGACGATGGTCATGTCCGCGGCTTCGAGCTGCGCAAGGATATTAGTCCATGCAAGCTTCGCCTGTGCACTAAAGCTCTCCGGCACCGTGCCGTCGCGAGTCACGGGAATTTGGCCGCTGATGTAAAGCCGTCGGGTGCCGTTCGTTGTTTCCAAGGCTTGAGAATAACCACCAATGGCTTCAGGTGCAGATTTGGCGTCGATCGATCGAAGTTGAACGGGCATCAGAGGTCTCGTCTCGGCGCTGAGTTTTTACGGATTAGTACGTCGCCCGGCCGCCGGAAATGTCGAACACGGCGCCGGTCGAGAACGCGCAATCCTCCGATGCCAGCCACGCCACCATTGCCGCGAGTTCTTCGACGAGGACGAAGCGTCCTTTCGGAATCTTCGACAGCATGAAGTCGATGTGTTGCTGCGTGAGTTGGTCGAAGATCGCGGTTTTCGCCGCCGCTGGTGTCACCGCGTTGACAAGGATGTCATGCTGCGCGAGTTCCTTGCCGAGTGATTTGGTCAGCGCGATCAGGCCGGCCTTCGAGGCGGAATAGTGCGCGGCGTTGGGGTTGCCTTCCTTGCCGGCGATGGAAGCGATGTTGACGATGCGGCCATATTTCTGCGCCAGCATCGCCGGCACTACCGCCTTGCAGCAGATGAACGGGCCGTCGAGATTGATGCGCAGCACCTTGCGCCATTCGTCGAGGTCGGTTTCCCACACCGTCTTGTTGATGCCCGCAATGCCGGCATTGTTGACGAGGATGTCGATTTTGCCGAGCGCCTTCAACGTCTCGTCGCGAGTCTTCTCGACCGCGGCGAGATCGGAAACGTCGACCTTGACGGCCGACACCGCCGGGCCGATTTCCTTCGCAGTCTTTTCCGCATACGGCAGGTCATAATCCCAGATCGCGACCTTCGCGCCGGACGCAACGAAGCGCTCGGCGATGGCGCGCCCAAAACCCTGCGCCCCGCCGGTGACGACAGCGCAACGGCCATTCAGATCGATCTTGTTCATGGGATTTCTCCTGCGCTACAGCGTCCAGCCGCCGTCGATGACATGCGCGATACCGGTGGTGAACGCGCTTTCGTCGCTGGCGAGATAGACGGCAAGGGCTGCGATTTCCTCGGCGGTGCCGAGCCGGCCCATCGGTTGCCGCGAGACGAACATCTCGCGCCCGCCGGGGCCAGCAGCCTCCGCCCGTTGCAGCATCGAGGGCGTCTCGATGGTGCCGGGGCAGATGCAGTTGCAGCGGATGCCTTTGGCGACGAAGTCCACCGCCACCGACTTGGTCAGAGCCGCGACCGCGGCCTTGGTCGCGCCATAGACGTAGCGATTGGGCGCAGCCTTCACTACGCCGGCTGCCGAGGAGATGTTGACGATTGTACCTTTGCCATTTTCCAGCATGCCCGGCAGGAACGAACGGATCGTGCGGTGCATCGACTTGACGTTGAGGTCGAACGAAAAATCCCAGTCTTCGTCGGAGCAGTCCAGCACGGTGCCGTGATGCACGAAGCCCGCGGCATTGAGCAGGATGTCGGTCTTGCCGGCACGCTTGGCCATGGCGGCGACCGCTGCGCTGTCGCGCGCATCAAGCCTGGCCACTTCCGCGATCCCTTCGCTCTTGAGGGCTTCGAGCTTGGCCTCGTCGATGTCGGTGGCGAACACAGTTGCCCCCTCGCGCGCAAAGGCCACCGCGCAGGCGCGGCCGATTCCGACGGCGGCGGCGGTGACGAAGGCGCGCTTGCCCTTCAGGCGGTCTGACATTTTTTCTTCCTTGAGCGATTGAGCATTGTTTCTCGACGCCATACGCGGGCTTGACCCGCGTATCCATCTTCTTCGCAAAAGGATGGACTGCCGGGTCAAGCCCTGCAATGACGGTCTTGTTGCCTAGTGATTGTCCCGCGCCACGCCGACCGTGCCGGCAATGTTTTGATAGCGTGTTGCAAGTTCCATGCAGGCACCGGTGGCCTGCTGTCCGACGGTCGAGCGATAGAGCTCCTGCCACGGCGTCTGGTTGGCCGGGTAGGCGAAGCCGCCCTTGTCCTTCAGCTCGGCACGACGCTTCTTCAATTCGTCGCTGGTGATCAGGATGTTGGCGTCGCCTTTGTTGAGGTCGATGCGGACCTTGTCGCCGGTCCGCAAGATCGCAAGCCCGCCGTCGGCAGCGGCCTCCGGCGAGGCGTTGAGGATCGACGGCGAGCCTGAGGTACCTGACTGCCTTCCGTCGCCGATGCAGGGCAGCGAGAGGATACCGCGTTTGATCAACGCCGCCGGCGGCTGCATGTTCACCACCTCGGCGCCGCCGGGATAGCCGATCGGTCCGGCGCCGCGGATGAAGAGGACGCAGTGCTCGTCGATGTTAAGCGAGGGATCGTCGATCCGGTTGTGATAATCCTCAGGCCCCTCGAATACGATGGCACGGCCTTCGAACGCATTCGGGTCTTTCGGATTGACCAGGTAGCGGTCGCGGAATTCCTTCGAAATCACACTGGTCTTCATGATCGCGGAATCGAACAGGTTGCCGCGCAGCACCAGGAAGCCGGCGTCCTTCACCAGCGGCTTGTCGTAGCTCCAGATCACGTCGCCATCGGGCTTGGGCGCCTCGCGGCAGTTCTCGCCCATGGTGTGGCCGTTGACCGTCACCGCGTCCTCATGGATGCGCTTGTGCGCCATCAGTTCGCGCACCACCGCCGGCACGCCGCCGGCGCGATGATATTCCTCGCCGAGATAGAAGCCGGCCGGCTGCATGTTCACTAACAGCGGGATGTCGTGGCCATGTTTCTGCCAGTCGTCGATCGAGAGCTCGACACCGATATGCCGCGCCAGCGCGTTGATGTGGATCGGCGCGTTGGTCGAGCCGCCGATCGCCGAATTCACTGCGATGCAGTTCTCGAACGCCTTGCGGGTCAGAATGTCGGAGGGTTTGAGATCCTCCCAGACCATCTCGACGATGCGCTTTCCCGTTTCATAGGCGATCTGGCCGCGTTCGCGGTAGGGCGCGGGGATCGCCGCGCATCCCGGCAGCGACATGCCGAGCGCTTCCGCAAGCGAGTTCATGGTCGAGGCGGTGCCCATCGTGTTGCAGTGGCCGACCGAGGGGGCCGAGGACGCCACGATTTCGATGAACTCGTTGTAGCCGATCTCGCCGGCGGCAAGCCGTTCGCGTTGCTTCCAGACGATGGTGCCGGACCCGGTGCGCTCACCGTTGAACCAGCCGTTGAGCATCGGTCCACCGGAAAGCACGATCGCGGGCAGATTGACCGTCGCCGCCGCCATCATGCAGGCTGGCGTCGTCTTGTCGCAGCCGGTGGTCAGCACCACGCCGTCGAGCGGATAGCCGAACAGGATTTCGACGAGGCCGAGATAGGCGAGGTTGCGATCGAGCGCCGCGGTTGGACGCTTACCGGTTTCCTGGATCGGATGCGTCGGAAATTCCATCGCGATGCCGCCGGCCGCGCGGATGCCCTCGCGCACCCGGTGCGCCAGTTCGAGATGGTGGCGGTTGCACGGCGAGAGGTCGTTGCCGGTCTGGGCGATGCCGATGATCGGCTTGCCGGACTGCAATTCCTCGCGGGTCAGGCCGTAATTGAGATAGCGCTCGAGATAGAGCGCCGTCATTCCCGGATTATGCGGGTTATCGAACCATTCGAGGGAACGTAGCCTTCGGCCCTTGCCATTGGTGGGGGCCTTGTTGTCGGTTTTTTTCATTGATTCCTCCCGCACTGCAAACTGGTGGCGGCGCAAAGCATGGCAGCACTTGCACCATGCTGAAAATTTCATCCGCTGCAAACGCGGCTGCCGCGCCCAATTCAGATCTTCGCGAATTCGATCCTAATCCGGCCGAAAAGATAGCGCTACCATTTTCTGCCGCACCGGACACGCGCGCCGTAAGCGTGGCGCATCAGGTGCTCGACGGCATCGAGCTTTCGCGAACCATCAACTGAAAGCCAAGATCGATGACCGGCTCCTGCGGGCGACGGCCCTCGATCGCGTCGATCACCATGGTGACGGCGTGCCGGCCCATTTCATAGCGATTGGTGCGCACGCTGGTGAGCGCGGGGACCGCGGAGGCGGTGAATTCCAGGTCGTTGAAGCCGACAATAGCCAGATCGCGGGGAACCGATATCTGC is from Bradyrhizobium sp. AZCC 2176 and encodes:
- a CDS encoding site-2 protease family protein, whose protein sequence is MNISLYAISVWVIPLLIAITFHEAAHGFVAYKLGDNTAWQLGRVSFNPLKHIDPFGTVILPGLLLLSHSPFLFGYAKPVPVNFRNLNHPRLDMVWVALAGPVTNIALATIVALAFHALPLVPADAAKWTADNLKNAFLINIVLAIFNMMPIPPLDGGRVAVGLLPQVLAYPLSRLEPYGMLILLGLLILLPVVGAQLGLNLDVISSILRTLTGYVISALLFITGNA
- a CDS encoding LysR family transcriptional regulator is translated as MSAALLDPDLLKAFVAVADSRSFTRAASQLNRTQSAVSMQIKRLEERLGVELFNRTKANVDLSSAGEGLLGYARRILTLNDEAVGKLRERKIEGVVRLGVMDDYGTLIVPPLLASFVACYPLVHVEMETGLTSSMPSRLGNAYDLVIAMHPEGSGEGEFLRREQAAWATGAFHPVEQQNPLPLALYPQGCLFRKWAIEALDAVKRPWRLAFVSHSLAAVESVAAQGLAVTVVKAGTFPPKLRPLSERDGMPRLPAADICLHRTANLSRAGALLADHLRSTISNHLDEISVRRATRDAIPIAFN
- a CDS encoding DMT family transporter — its product is MNEAWGVLAAVLSSGVGGTSVAATRYLVNAIDPLAIGSFRFGIGFLLLLPTALLQGGRWPPRREWSGVAGLGVLYFALFPILFNASLIFTTAARGALALSTLPLLTMVVGALLGSEALTVRKSIGVVTATLGVALALLSGLASAPPGAWRGDLLMIAAALCMALYSIWSKPFIARSGPIAFTTVSMGVGALCLVLISLWRGSFTPVAAFEVPHWLAALYLGAFGSALTFYLWAFALERTTPTRVAISVTVNPITASLVGAALLDEPLRWNLVGGIVTVFAGIWIATTAGRRPAPATSLSRAPPRRTGIRLP
- a CDS encoding RidA family protein; translated protein: MPVQLRSIDAKSAPEAIGGYSQALETTNGTRRLYISGQIPVTRDGTVPESFSAQAKLAWTNILAQLEAADMTIVNLVKVTIFLSDRKYALENRQARQDALGDHAPALTVIIAGIFDEAWLLEIEAIAEA
- a CDS encoding SDR family NAD(P)-dependent oxidoreductase is translated as MNKIDLNGRCAVVTGGAQGFGRAIAERFVASGAKVAIWDYDLPYAEKTAKEIGPAVSAVKVDVSDLAAVEKTRDETLKALGKIDILVNNAGIAGINKTVWETDLDEWRKVLRINLDGPFICCKAVVPAMLAQKYGRIVNIASIAGKEGNPNAAHYSASKAGLIALTKSLGKELAQHDILVNAVTPAAAKTAIFDQLTQQHIDFMLSKIPKGRFVLVEELAAMVAWLASEDCAFSTGAVFDISGGRATY
- a CDS encoding SDR family oxidoreductase; its protein translation is MSDRLKGKRAFVTAAAVGIGRACAVAFAREGATVFATDIDEAKLEALKSEGIAEVARLDARDSAAVAAMAKRAGKTDILLNAAGFVHHGTVLDCSDEDWDFSFDLNVKSMHRTIRSFLPGMLENGKGTIVNISSAAGVVKAAPNRYVYGATKAAVAALTKSVAVDFVAKGIRCNCICPGTIETPSMLQRAEAAGPGGREMFVSRQPMGRLGTAEEIAALAVYLASDESAFTTGIAHVIDGGWTL
- a CDS encoding IlvD/Edd family dehydratase; this translates as MKKTDNKAPTNGKGRRLRSLEWFDNPHNPGMTALYLERYLNYGLTREELQSGKPIIGIAQTGNDLSPCNRHHLELAHRVREGIRAAGGIAMEFPTHPIQETGKRPTAALDRNLAYLGLVEILFGYPLDGVVLTTGCDKTTPACMMAAATVNLPAIVLSGGPMLNGWFNGERTGSGTIVWKQRERLAAGEIGYNEFIEIVASSAPSVGHCNTMGTASTMNSLAEALGMSLPGCAAIPAPYRERGQIAYETGKRIVEMVWEDLKPSDILTRKAFENCIAVNSAIGGSTNAPIHINALARHIGVELSIDDWQKHGHDIPLLVNMQPAGFYLGEEYHRAGGVPAVVRELMAHKRIHEDAVTVNGHTMGENCREAPKPDGDVIWSYDKPLVKDAGFLVLRGNLFDSAIMKTSVISKEFRDRYLVNPKDPNAFEGRAIVFEGPEDYHNRIDDPSLNIDEHCVLFIRGAGPIGYPGGAEVVNMQPPAALIKRGILSLPCIGDGRQSGTSGSPSILNASPEAAADGGLAILRTGDKVRIDLNKGDANILITSDELKKRRAELKDKGGFAYPANQTPWQELYRSTVGQQATGACMELATRYQNIAGTVGVARDNH